A DNA window from Pseudomonas wuhanensis contains the following coding sequences:
- a CDS encoding Trm112 family protein, translated as MDTKLLDILACPICKGPLKLSADKTELISKGAGLAYPIRDGIPVMLESEARTLTTDERLDK; from the coding sequence ATGGACACCAAATTGCTCGATATTCTCGCTTGCCCGATCTGCAAAGGTCCGCTCAAGCTCAGCGCCGACAAAACCGAGCTGATCAGCAAGGGCGCTGGCCTCGCCTATCCGATTCGCGACGGCATCCCGGTGATGCTCGAAAGTGAAGCACGCACCCTGACCACTGACGAGCGTCTGGATAAATGA
- a CDS encoding low molecular weight protein-tyrosine-phosphatase: MRVLFVCLGNICRSPTAEGVLRHKLREAGLADQVEVASAGTGDWHVGKAPDKRSQAAAKLRGYDLSAQRAQQVSRADFATYDLILAMDNSNLRHLKALQPAKGKAELDLFLRRYQSEVDEVPDPYHDSEQGFEQVLDLIERATDLLVIELKGRL; encoded by the coding sequence ATGCGGGTTCTGTTCGTCTGCCTGGGCAATATCTGCCGCTCTCCCACAGCCGAAGGCGTGTTGCGGCACAAACTGCGTGAGGCGGGGCTGGCCGATCAAGTCGAAGTGGCTTCCGCCGGCACCGGCGACTGGCACGTCGGCAAGGCCCCGGACAAGCGCAGCCAGGCCGCGGCGAAGCTGCGCGGTTATGACTTGTCGGCCCAGCGCGCGCAGCAAGTCAGCCGTGCAGATTTCGCCACCTACGACCTGATTCTGGCGATGGACAACAGCAACCTGCGCCACCTCAAGGCCCTGCAACCGGCCAAGGGCAAGGCCGAACTGGACCTGTTCCTGCGTCGCTACCAGTCGGAAGTCGATGAAGTGCCGGACCCTTATCACGACAGCGAGCAGGGTTTCGAACAGGTCCTGGACCTGATCGAGCGCGCCACCGATTTGCTGGTGATCGAATTGAAGGGACGGTTATGA
- the kdsB gene encoding 3-deoxy-manno-octulosonate cytidylyltransferase, translating into MTTAFTVVIPSRYASTRLPGKPLLLIAGKPMIQHVWEQASKSSAQRVVVATDDARIIEACKGFGAEVVLTREDHNSGTDRLAEVAAKLGLAPDAIVVNVQGDEPLIPPSVIDQVAANLAAHTEARMATLAEPIEDVETLFNPNVVKVVSDLNGLALTFSRATLPWARDAFAKSREQLPEGVPYRRHIGIYAYRAGFLQDFVTWGPCWLENTESLEQLRALWHGVRIHVADALIAPPTGVDTIEDLERVRRLLEA; encoded by the coding sequence ATGACCACAGCCTTTACCGTCGTCATTCCATCGCGTTATGCCTCCACCCGTCTGCCGGGCAAACCCCTGCTGCTGATCGCCGGCAAGCCGATGATCCAGCACGTCTGGGAACAAGCGAGCAAAAGCAGTGCCCAGCGCGTGGTCGTGGCCACCGACGATGCGCGCATCATAGAGGCCTGCAAAGGCTTTGGTGCCGAAGTGGTGCTGACCCGCGAAGACCACAATTCCGGCACTGACCGTCTGGCCGAAGTCGCGGCGAAACTGGGCCTGGCCCCGGACGCCATCGTGGTTAACGTTCAGGGCGACGAGCCGTTGATTCCGCCGAGCGTGATCGATCAGGTCGCCGCTAATCTGGCTGCCCACACCGAAGCGCGCATGGCCACCCTGGCCGAGCCGATCGAAGACGTGGAAACCCTGTTCAATCCCAATGTGGTCAAGGTGGTCAGCGACCTCAATGGCCTGGCACTGACATTCAGTCGTGCCACCTTGCCGTGGGCTCGCGACGCGTTCGCCAAGAGCCGCGAGCAATTGCCGGAAGGTGTGCCGTATCGCCGTCACATCGGCATTTATGCCTATCGCGCCGGTTTCCTGCAGGACTTCGTCACTTGGGGCCCGTGCTGGCTGGAAAACACCGAGTCTCTGGAGCAACTGCGGGCGCTCTGGCACGGCGTGCGGATTCACGTCGCCGATGCGCTGATCGCACCCCCCACCGGTGTCGACACCATTGAAGACCTCGAGCGCGTTCGTCGCTTGCTGGAGGCTTGA
- a CDS encoding DUF2062 domain-containing protein, protein MPRRLFKRYMPDPTSIREHKSLRFLGTLLHDPNLWHLNRHSVARAMAVGLFAAFLPIPLQMLLAAILAIVVRGNMPIAVSLVWLTNPITMPAVFFCTYQTGAWLMDVPARSLPDELTWEWISGELSSLWQPFLLGSVVTGLVLGALAYCLVMMYWRWWVSRQWKRRKKSRMQE, encoded by the coding sequence ATGCCCCGGCGCTTATTCAAACGTTACATGCCAGACCCGACCAGCATCAGGGAACACAAATCCTTACGCTTTCTCGGCACCCTGCTGCATGACCCGAACCTCTGGCACCTCAATCGCCACTCCGTTGCGCGGGCCATGGCGGTCGGTCTGTTCGCGGCGTTCCTGCCCATTCCGTTGCAGATGCTGTTGGCGGCGATCCTTGCCATTGTGGTGCGCGGCAACATGCCGATTGCCGTCAGCCTGGTCTGGCTGACCAACCCGATCACCATGCCGGCGGTGTTCTTCTGCACTTACCAGACCGGCGCCTGGCTGATGGACGTCCCCGCACGCAGCCTGCCGGATGAATTGACCTGGGAGTGGATCAGCGGCGAACTCTCGAGCCTGTGGCAACCGTTCTTGCTCGGCTCGGTGGTCACGGGGCTGGTGCTTGGGGCGTTGGCCTATTGCCTGGTGATGATGTATTGGCGCTGGTGGGTGAGTCGGCAGTGGAAGCGGCGTAAGAAAAGCCGGATGCAAGAATAA
- a CDS encoding transglutaminase-like domain-containing protein has translation MHTCLSPGRFIDSDHPSVVEFAEKHRGAGRGSLEQAINLYYAVREAVRYNPYTFSRDPETLRGSYALAAGESYCVPKATLLAGAARHCGIPARIGLADVRNHLSTPRLLELLKSDVFAMHGYTELYLNDRWVKATPAFNQQLCELFNVAPLEFDGINDSVFHPFNRDGEQLMEYLIDHGQFTDVPEAFFFEHLEKCYPHLFGEQLPVLLGDMQSDLSRA, from the coding sequence ATGCACACATGTCTGAGCCCCGGCCGCTTCATCGACAGTGACCACCCCTCGGTGGTGGAGTTCGCCGAAAAACATCGTGGCGCCGGGCGCGGTTCACTCGAACAAGCGATCAATCTCTATTACGCAGTGCGTGAGGCCGTGCGCTACAACCCTTACACCTTCAGTCGCGATCCAGAGACCTTGCGCGGCAGCTATGCGCTGGCGGCGGGGGAGAGTTATTGCGTGCCCAAAGCCACGCTGCTGGCGGGTGCAGCACGGCATTGCGGGATCCCGGCGCGTATCGGTCTGGCAGATGTGCGCAATCACCTGTCGACGCCGCGTCTGCTCGAATTGCTCAAAAGCGATGTGTTCGCCATGCACGGCTACACCGAGTTGTACCTGAACGATCGTTGGGTCAAAGCCACCCCAGCCTTCAATCAACAACTCTGTGAATTGTTCAATGTCGCGCCGCTGGAGTTCGACGGGATCAACGACAGCGTGTTCCACCCCTTCAACCGTGACGGCGAGCAGTTGATGGAATATCTGATCGATCACGGCCAGTTCACTGATGTGCCGGAAGCGTTCTTTTTCGAACACCTGGAAAAGTGCTATCCGCATCTGTTCGGCGAGCAATTGCCGGTGCTGCTGGGTGACATGCAGAGCGATTTGAGTCGCGCCTGA
- the lpxK gene encoding tetraacyldisaccharide 4'-kinase, producing MAMSDRLLTAWYEGHPALKLLQPLEWLYRRVVTGKRKRFLAGEGEIYQPPVPLIVVGNITVGGTGKTPLILWMIQHCQRSGLRVGVVSRGYGAKPPQLPWRVKADQDADVAGDEPLLIVQRTGVPLMIDPDRSRAVKALLASEPLDLILSDDGMQHYRLARHLELVLIDAARGLGNQRCLPAGPLREPIERLQSVDAVLYNGATADRIDGFAFQLQPTALVNLQSGERRPIDHFPSGQAIHAVAGIGNPQRFFKTLETLHWRPVPHAFADHAEYSVQALNFTPSLPVVMTEKDAVKCRAFAAADWWYLAVDAAPSPAFVAWFDSQLMRLLPARLLP from the coding sequence ATGGCCATGTCCGATCGATTGCTCACTGCGTGGTACGAAGGCCATCCGGCGTTGAAGCTGTTGCAGCCTCTGGAATGGTTGTATCGACGCGTGGTCACTGGCAAGCGCAAGCGCTTTTTGGCCGGTGAGGGCGAGATCTATCAACCTCCGGTGCCGCTGATCGTGGTCGGCAACATCACGGTGGGCGGCACCGGCAAGACGCCGCTGATTCTGTGGATGATCCAGCATTGCCAGCGCAGCGGGCTGCGGGTCGGCGTGGTCAGCCGTGGCTACGGCGCCAAACCGCCGCAATTGCCGTGGCGGGTCAAGGCGGATCAAGATGCGGACGTGGCGGGCGATGAACCACTGTTGATCGTCCAGCGCACTGGCGTGCCGTTGATGATCGACCCGGACCGCAGCCGCGCGGTCAAAGCCTTGCTGGCGAGCGAACCGCTGGACCTGATCCTCTCCGACGACGGCATGCAGCATTACCGGCTGGCCCGGCATCTGGAACTGGTGCTGATCGATGCCGCCCGGGGGCTGGGCAACCAGCGCTGCCTGCCGGCCGGACCGTTGCGCGAACCGATCGAGCGGCTGCAAAGCGTCGATGCGGTGCTTTATAACGGTGCCACTGCCGACCGCATCGACGGTTTTGCCTTCCAGTTGCAACCCACGGCGCTGGTCAATCTGCAAAGCGGCGAACGCCGGCCTATCGACCATTTCCCCTCAGGCCAGGCCATTCACGCCGTGGCCGGGATCGGCAATCCCCAACGTTTCTTCAAGACCCTCGAAACGCTACACTGGCGGCCAGTGCCGCATGCATTTGCCGACCACGCCGAATACAGCGTGCAGGCCTTGAATTTCACACCGTCATTGCCAGTGGTGATGACTGAAAAAGACGCGGTGAAGTGCCGTGCCTTCGCCGCCGCCGATTGGTGGTACCTGGCGGTCGATGCTGCGCCATCGCCGGCCTTCGTGGCTTGGTTCGATTCGCAGCTGATGCGCCTGTTGCCGGCTCGTCTTTTGCCTTAA
- the murB gene encoding UDP-N-acetylmuramate dehydrogenase, with product MSLQVHPLVSLKPFNSFGVDVQARLFAEAHSDADVREALAYGLEHDVPVLVIGGGSNLLLTADVQALVLRMATRGIRLLSDDGNQVVIEAEAGEPWHPFVQHTLAQGLSGLENLSLIPGTVGAAPMQNIGAYGVEIKDVFAGLTALDRQTGELRDFTLAECNFAYRDSLFKQEPGRWLILRVRFILTRTAHLHLEYGPVRQRLTSLGIDHPTPTDVSQAICSIRNEKLPDPAVLGNAGSFFKNPLVPATLVAQLKEQYPELVAYAQPDGQMKLAAGWLIERAGWKGFRDGDAGVHKLQALVLVNYGTATGLQLLNLAQRIQKDISERFHVDLEMEPNRY from the coding sequence ATGAGTTTGCAGGTACATCCGCTGGTATCGCTCAAGCCGTTCAACAGCTTTGGCGTGGATGTTCAGGCCCGGCTGTTTGCCGAGGCCCATAGCGATGCTGACGTGCGCGAAGCCCTGGCCTATGGGTTGGAACATGATGTGCCCGTGCTGGTGATCGGTGGCGGCAGTAATCTGCTGCTGACCGCTGATGTGCAGGCATTGGTGCTGCGCATGGCCACACGGGGAATTCGCCTATTGAGCGATGACGGCAACCAGGTTGTGATCGAAGCCGAAGCGGGGGAGCCGTGGCATCCGTTTGTGCAACACACCTTGGCGCAAGGGTTGTCGGGGCTGGAGAACCTCAGCCTGATCCCCGGCACGGTGGGCGCGGCACCGATGCAGAACATCGGCGCTTACGGTGTCGAGATAAAAGACGTTTTTGCCGGCCTGACGGCCCTTGATCGCCAGACCGGCGAGCTGCGGGACTTCACGCTGGCCGAGTGCAACTTCGCCTACCGCGACAGCCTGTTCAAACAGGAGCCGGGGCGCTGGTTGATCCTGCGGGTGCGTTTCATCCTCACGCGCACCGCGCACCTGCACCTGGAATACGGCCCGGTTCGCCAGCGCCTGACATCGCTGGGCATCGATCACCCGACGCCTACCGATGTTAGCCAGGCCATCTGCAGCATTCGCAACGAAAAGCTCCCGGACCCGGCGGTGCTTGGCAATGCCGGCAGCTTCTTCAAGAACCCCTTGGTGCCGGCGACATTGGTGGCGCAACTCAAGGAGCAGTACCCGGAGCTGGTGGCCTACGCGCAACCTGACGGCCAAATGAAACTGGCGGCGGGCTGGCTCATCGAACGGGCCGGCTGGAAAGGCTTTCGAGACGGTGATGCCGGTGTGCATAAATTACAGGCGCTGGTGCTGGTCAACTACGGCACCGCAACGGGCCTGCAATTGTTGAATCTGGCGCAACGCATTCAAAAAGACATTTCAGAACGTTTCCACGTCGACCTGGAAATGGAGCCCAATCGGTATTGA
- a CDS encoding glutathione S-transferase family protein, translated as MLKIWGRKNSSNVRKPLWAAEELGLAYEAIDAGGAFGVVDTPEYRALNPNGRVPVIEDDGFVLWESNTIVRYLMARHASDTAWYPTDLQARASAEKWMDWTTSSFATPFRTVFWGVLRTPQDQQDWPAIKAAIKECDDLLSMADQALAAKPYLSGDEIGMGDIPLGSFIYAWFEMPIERAPQPHLQAWYERLKQRPAYRKAVMTALT; from the coding sequence ATGCTGAAGATCTGGGGTCGGAAAAACTCGTCGAATGTCAGGAAGCCGTTGTGGGCGGCCGAAGAACTGGGCCTGGCCTATGAAGCCATCGATGCCGGTGGCGCCTTTGGCGTGGTCGACACACCTGAGTACCGCGCGCTGAATCCTAACGGCCGCGTGCCGGTGATCGAAGACGACGGTTTCGTGCTGTGGGAATCCAACACCATCGTTCGTTATCTGATGGCCCGTCACGCCAGCGATACGGCCTGGTATCCGACAGACCTGCAGGCCCGAGCCTCGGCCGAAAAGTGGATGGACTGGACCACTTCAAGTTTTGCCACCCCCTTCCGCACGGTGTTCTGGGGTGTGTTGCGCACCCCGCAAGACCAGCAGGACTGGCCGGCCATCAAGGCAGCGATCAAGGAGTGCGACGATCTGCTGTCGATGGCCGATCAAGCGCTGGCGGCCAAACCGTACCTGTCCGGCGATGAGATCGGCATGGGTGACATTCCCTTGGGCAGCTTCATTTATGCCTGGTTCGAGATGCCGATCGAGCGTGCGCCGCAGCCTCATTTGCAGGCCTGGTACGAGCGCCTGAAACAGCGTCCGGCGTATCGCAAAGCCGTCATGACCGCGTTGACTTAA
- a CDS encoding ABC transporter ATP-binding protein, with protein sequence MSSALSIRQLTKTYGNGFQALSGIDLDVAEGDFFALLGPNGAGKSTTIGILSTLVNKTSGTVNIFGHDLDKEPAALKRCIGVVPQEFNFNQFEKTFDIVVTQAGYYGIPAKIAKERAEQYLTQLGLWDKRDVPSRSLSGGMKRRLMIARALVHEPRLLILDEPTAGVDIELRRSMWTFLTELNKKGITIILTTHYLEEAEQLCRNIGIIDHGTIVENTSMKQLLSQLHVETFLLDMKNTLQVAPQLLGYPAKLIDSHTLEVQVDKAMGITALFTQLAQQNIEVLSLRNKTNRLEELFVSLVEKNLSKVAV encoded by the coding sequence ATGAGTTCCGCTCTGTCCATCCGGCAGCTAACCAAAACCTACGGCAACGGTTTCCAGGCCTTGAGTGGTATCGATCTGGACGTCGCCGAAGGTGACTTTTTCGCCTTGCTCGGCCCTAACGGCGCCGGCAAATCCACGACCATCGGCATTCTCTCGACCCTGGTGAACAAGACCAGCGGAACGGTGAATATCTTTGGTCATGACCTGGATAAGGAACCGGCGGCGCTCAAGCGCTGCATTGGCGTGGTGCCCCAGGAGTTCAACTTCAACCAGTTCGAAAAGACGTTCGACATTGTCGTGACCCAGGCCGGTTACTACGGCATCCCGGCGAAAATCGCCAAGGAACGCGCCGAGCAGTACCTGACCCAACTGGGCCTGTGGGACAAGCGTGATGTGCCGTCGCGCTCCCTGTCGGGTGGCATGAAGCGCCGACTGATGATCGCCCGGGCGCTGGTCCACGAACCACGCCTGCTGATCCTCGACGAGCCGACGGCGGGGGTGGACATCGAATTGCGTCGCTCGATGTGGACCTTCCTCACCGAACTGAACAAAAAAGGCATCACCATCATCCTCACCACCCACTACCTGGAAGAGGCTGAGCAGTTGTGCCGCAACATCGGCATCATCGACCACGGCACCATTGTCGAGAACACCAGCATGAAGCAGTTGCTCAGCCAACTGCATGTCGAAACCTTCCTGCTGGATATGAAGAACACGTTGCAAGTGGCGCCACAGTTGCTCGGTTACCCGGCAAAACTGATCGACAGTCATACCCTGGAAGTCCAGGTCGACAAGGCCATGGGCATTACCGCGCTGTTCACCCAATTGGCGCAGCAGAACATCGAAGTGTTGAGCCTGCGTAACAAAACCAATCGCCTCGAGGAGTTGTTCGTGTCCCTGGTGGAGAAAAATCTGTCGAAGGTGGCGGTATGA
- a CDS encoding ABC transporter permease, with translation MSSELQPNLVALNTIVYREVKRFTRIWPQTLLPPAITMVLYFVIFGNLIGRQIGDMGGFTYMEYIVPGLIMMSVITNSYGNVVSSFFGSKFQRSIEELMVSPVSPHTILIGYTLGGVLRGLMVGIIVTLLSLFFTQLQVHHLGVTVLVVVLTATIFSLLGFINAVFARNFDDISIIPTFVLTPLTYLGGVFYSISLLPPFWQTVSLANPVLHMVNAFRYGILGVSDIKISVAITFMLIATVVLYIGCARLLVSGRGMRT, from the coding sequence ATGAGTTCAGAGCTGCAACCCAACCTCGTTGCCCTCAATACCATCGTTTACCGTGAGGTCAAACGCTTCACCCGGATCTGGCCGCAGACCTTGCTGCCGCCGGCAATCACCATGGTTTTGTACTTCGTGATCTTTGGCAATCTGATCGGTCGGCAGATCGGCGACATGGGTGGCTTCACTTACATGGAGTACATCGTGCCGGGGCTGATCATGATGTCGGTGATCACCAACTCCTACGGCAACGTGGTGTCGAGTTTCTTTGGCAGCAAGTTCCAGCGCTCCATCGAAGAGTTGATGGTGTCGCCGGTGTCGCCGCATACGATTCTGATCGGCTACACCCTCGGCGGCGTGCTGCGTGGTTTGATGGTCGGGATCATCGTGACCCTGCTGTCGTTGTTCTTCACTCAATTGCAGGTGCATCACTTGGGCGTGACCGTTCTGGTGGTGGTGCTGACGGCGACGATCTTCTCGCTGCTGGGTTTCATCAACGCGGTATTTGCGCGCAATTTCGATGATATCTCGATCATCCCGACGTTCGTGCTGACGCCGTTGACGTACCTGGGCGGGGTGTTCTACTCGATCAGCTTGCTGCCACCGTTCTGGCAGACCGTGTCACTGGCCAACCCGGTGCTGCACATGGTCAACGCCTTCCGTTACGGCATCCTCGGCGTTTCTGATATCAAGATCAGCGTGGCGATCACCTTCATGCTCATTGCGACTGTTGTGCTGTACATCGGTTGTGCGCGGTTGCTGGTGAGCGGGCGGGGGATGCGCACCTAA
- a CDS encoding MotA/TolQ/ExbB proton channel family protein, with amino-acid sequence MWELVKSGGWMMLPIILSSIAAMAIVAERLWTLRASRVTPEYLLGQVWVWIKDKQLNKEKLKELRANSPLGEILAAGLANSRHGREIMKECIEEAAARVIHELERYINALGTIAAMAPLLGLLGTVLGMIDIFSAFMGTGMGTNASVLAGGISKALITTAAGLMVGIPAVFFHRFLQRRIDELVVGMEQEAIKLVEVVQGDRDVDLSGGKA; translated from the coding sequence GTGTGGGAATTGGTCAAATCCGGCGGCTGGATGATGCTGCCGATCATTCTGAGTTCCATCGCGGCCATGGCGATCGTTGCCGAGCGTCTGTGGACCCTGCGTGCCAGCCGCGTGACCCCCGAGTACTTGCTCGGGCAGGTCTGGGTCTGGATCAAGGACAAACAACTCAATAAAGAAAAACTCAAGGAGCTGCGCGCCAACTCTCCGTTGGGCGAGATCCTGGCCGCCGGTCTGGCGAACTCCAGGCATGGTCGCGAGATCATGAAAGAGTGCATCGAAGAGGCCGCTGCGCGGGTAATTCACGAGCTCGAACGCTACATCAACGCCCTTGGCACCATCGCCGCCATGGCCCCGTTGCTGGGTTTGCTGGGTACGGTGCTGGGCATGATCGATATTTTCAGTGCGTTCATGGGCACGGGCATGGGCACCAACGCTTCAGTGCTGGCCGGTGGTATTTCCAAAGCGCTGATCACCACCGCCGCCGGTCTGATGGTCGGCATCCCGGCCGTGTTCTTCCACCGCTTCCTGCAACGCCGCATAGATGAGTTGGTGGTGGGCATGGAGCAGGAAGCGATCAAGCTGGTCGAGGTAGTGCAGGGTGACCGCGACGTGGATCTGTCTGGGGGCAAAGCGTGA
- a CDS encoding DNA internalization-related competence protein ComEC/Rec2, with protein sequence MRTGMMALALGLLALRYLPVLPPVWLWLLMPVAGLMLLPFRTFPLAFFLFGFSWAGANAQWALNDRLALNLDGETRWVEGRVTGLPQQAEGVVRFELTDSQSRRTSLPGHLRLAWYGGPPVNSGEHWRLAVKLKRPAGLLNPHAFDYDAWLLARHIGATGTVKDGQRLMEAKWAWRDGIRQRLQAVDAQGRTGALTALVLGDGAGLSREDWQVLQDTGTVHLLVISGQHIGLLAGVVYLLIAGLARYGLWPRRLPWLPWACGLAFAAALGYGLLAGFEVPVRRACLMIGLVLLWRLRFRHLGAWWPLLLALDGVLLLDPLASLQPGFWLSFAAVAVLIFTFGGRLGAWRWWQTWTRAQWLIAIGLCPLLLVLGLPISLSGPLANLLAVPWVSLVVLPPALLGTILLPVPYMGDGLLWLAGGLIDLLFKGLALIAGQMPAWVPVAVPLWVWAFGTLGAFVLLLPRGVPLRPLGWPMLLLLVFPPRHTLPEGMAEVWQLDVGQGLAILVRTRHHTLLYDAGPRFGDIDLGERVVLPSLRKLGVNGLDLMLISHADADHAGGARAIANGIPVKQVLSGDHLALPDELHADGCESGQQWAWDGVKFQLWQWPSASDSNQKSCVLQIEASGERLLLTGDIDAAAERALLDSPLAVPTDWLQAPHHGSRSSSSMSLLNVLQPKAVLISRGNGNSFGHPHPTVVARYQKRGVAIYDSAEQGAIRLQLGRFKPPWTMLQERRFWRDLPPSSQ encoded by the coding sequence ATGCGCACAGGGATGATGGCGCTGGCGTTGGGCCTGCTGGCCTTGCGTTATTTACCGGTATTACCGCCGGTCTGGTTGTGGCTGTTGATGCCGGTAGCGGGTTTGATGTTGCTGCCGTTTCGAACTTTTCCCTTGGCATTTTTTTTGTTCGGTTTCAGTTGGGCGGGTGCGAATGCACAGTGGGCGCTGAATGATCGCCTGGCGCTGAATCTTGATGGCGAGACTCGCTGGGTCGAAGGTCGTGTGACCGGGTTACCGCAGCAGGCCGAGGGGGTGGTGCGGTTCGAACTGACGGACAGTCAGTCGCGTCGCACCAGCCTGCCTGGGCACCTGCGTCTGGCCTGGTATGGCGGGCCGCCCGTCAACAGCGGCGAGCATTGGCGGCTGGCGGTCAAATTGAAGCGTCCTGCCGGGTTGCTTAACCCGCATGCGTTCGATTACGACGCCTGGTTACTGGCCCGGCACATTGGCGCCACCGGAACCGTCAAGGACGGTCAGCGACTGATGGAGGCGAAGTGGGCCTGGCGCGACGGCATCCGTCAGCGTTTGCAGGCCGTGGATGCCCAAGGGCGAACGGGGGCGCTGACAGCGTTGGTGCTGGGGGATGGCGCCGGATTGAGTCGTGAGGACTGGCAGGTGCTGCAAGACACCGGCACCGTTCATCTGTTGGTGATTTCCGGGCAGCACATTGGTTTGCTGGCGGGAGTGGTGTATCTGCTGATTGCCGGTTTGGCGCGTTATGGTTTGTGGCCCAGGCGTTTGCCGTGGCTGCCATGGGCATGCGGACTGGCGTTCGCGGCGGCGCTCGGTTATGGGCTGCTGGCCGGCTTCGAAGTGCCGGTGCGGCGGGCCTGCCTGATGATCGGTCTGGTGCTGTTGTGGCGACTACGGTTTCGTCACCTTGGCGCATGGTGGCCGCTATTGCTGGCGCTTGACGGTGTTTTGCTGCTGGATCCGCTGGCGAGCCTGCAACCGGGTTTCTGGTTGTCGTTTGCGGCGGTGGCGGTACTGATTTTCACTTTTGGCGGCCGATTGGGGGCATGGCGCTGGTGGCAAACCTGGACCCGTGCCCAATGGCTGATCGCGATCGGTCTGTGCCCGCTGCTGTTGGTGCTGGGGTTACCGATCAGTCTCAGCGGGCCGCTGGCCAATTTGCTGGCGGTGCCCTGGGTCAGTCTGGTGGTCCTGCCGCCGGCTTTGCTTGGGACGATATTGTTGCCCGTTCCTTATATGGGGGACGGGTTGCTGTGGTTGGCCGGCGGTCTGATCGATCTTTTGTTCAAGGGGTTGGCGTTGATAGCCGGGCAAATGCCCGCGTGGGTACCGGTGGCGGTCCCGTTGTGGGTATGGGCATTCGGCACGCTGGGCGCCTTTGTGCTGTTACTGCCGCGAGGCGTGCCGTTGCGTCCGTTGGGCTGGCCGATGTTGCTTTTGCTGGTTTTTCCGCCCCGGCACACGTTACCTGAAGGCATGGCCGAGGTCTGGCAGCTGGATGTCGGTCAAGGTTTGGCGATTCTGGTGCGCACTCGCCATCACACCTTGCTGTATGACGCCGGGCCACGGTTCGGCGATATCGACCTGGGGGAGCGGGTGGTGCTGCCGTCATTGCGCAAACTGGGGGTGAACGGACTCGATCTGATGCTGATCAGCCACGCCGATGCCGATCACGCCGGCGGTGCGCGAGCAATTGCCAATGGAATACCGGTGAAGCAAGTACTGAGTGGCGATCATCTGGCCCTGCCAGACGAACTGCACGCCGATGGCTGCGAGAGCGGTCAACAATGGGCCTGGGACGGCGTGAAGTTTCAACTCTGGCAGTGGCCGTCTGCCAGCGACAGCAATCAGAAATCCTGCGTGTTGCAGATTGAAGCCAGCGGCGAGCGGTTGCTGCTGACCGGTGACATCGATGCCGCAGCCGAGCGGGCGCTGCTCGACAGTCCATTGGCGGTGCCGACGGATTGGTTGCAGGCCCCGCACCATGGCAGTCGCAGTTCATCTTCGATGTCGTTGCTCAACGTATTGCAACCCAAAGCGGTGCTGATCTCCCGTGGCAACGGCAATTCTTTCGGCCATCCCCATCCCACGGTCGTGGCGCGGTATCAAAAACGCGGCGTGGCGATCTACGACAGCGCCGAGCAAGGTGCCATTCGTCTGCAACTGGGACGCTTCAAGCCGCCGTGGACGATGCTTCAAGAACGGCGCTTCTGGCGCGATCTGCCACCATCCAGCCAGTAA
- a CDS encoding ExbD/TolR family protein, translated as MKFRRKPRETIDINLASLIDVVFILLLFFVVTTTFTRETQLRVDLPEAVSGSPAEDQQTKQLDIAISAEGVFSVNNQLLPKNDLTSLMEALQKESNGDTNMPLSISADGKTPHQSVITAMDAAGKLGFSHLRMTTVEAAPAS; from the coding sequence GTGAAATTCCGTCGTAAACCACGGGAAACGATAGACATCAACCTCGCGTCGTTGATTGACGTGGTGTTTATCTTGCTGCTGTTTTTCGTTGTGACCACCACCTTCACTCGTGAAACCCAGTTGCGCGTCGACTTGCCGGAAGCCGTCAGCGGTTCCCCGGCCGAGGACCAGCAGACCAAGCAACTGGACATCGCCATCAGTGCCGAAGGTGTGTTCTCCGTGAACAACCAGTTGTTGCCGAAGAACGATCTGACCAGCCTGATGGAAGCGCTACAGAAAGAATCCAATGGCGACACCAATATGCCGTTGTCCATCAGCGCTGATGGCAAGACCCCCCATCAGTCCGTCATCACCGCGATGGACGCTGCCGGCAAGCTCGGTTTCAGTCACTTGCGCATGACCACAGTCGAGGCGGCGCCGGCATCTTGA